The region GGGATCGGAGAAGCTGTAGGTGAACTGCCAATGATCATTGTCTGAATGCTTCACCGATAAATACCGCAGCCGGGCAATTTCCTCCTCGGTCGGCATGGCAGAGCCTTTACCCAGAGTCTCCCGCAGGAAGGTGAGCAGGACTTCGCTTTCGGGCATCTTCCGCGCAGACTGAGTAGCCTTGGTTGCCTGCTGCGGGGAGCCGAGGCTGTAATACAGATATGTACCGATAGCGCCCCCCAGCACCAGCAGCAGAACCAGCACCAGTCTAATGGGGATCGAGACGGAGACGGGTGGCTTCGGCGCGGCCGTAGGAGGAGGTGTCCCGTGATAATGATTAATGGTCTGATCCACATAGTAGACATTATTTTGCTTGAGCAGAAGCTCAGTCTGGCAATAAGGGCACTTGAGGATCGTCCCTTCCTTGTATTCAATACGTCCGCTGCAATTGGGACAGTTCAACGGAATAAAAGCCATAGGCAGCCGCCTCCTTCATGATGTAATGATATTCCAGTGATCTTATCGAATTTACGTGGGTTCCGCTGATTTGTTCCATTATTCTTTGGAGTGAAGCTGATAATTTGATTCTATATGAACAGATGCTCAGAACACAACAATTGTTAAAAAGGAGAATCAAGGCGTTAAGATTAGGTTGACACCTGGAATAGATAATGTATATCATATGATACATATCATTTGATTTGTATTAATTGTTTTATTTCAGGAGGAAACCTATGGCACCCCCAAAAAAGTACACCAAAGAACAAATCATCGATGCGGCGTTCGAAATTGCGAAGACCGAAGGAGTGGATGCCGTGACCATCCGTAAGGTGGCGGAGAAGCTGGGGGGCTCCATCGCCCCCATCTATGTCAATTTCAAAGAGGCTGGCGAGCTGGTGGAGGAGGTGCACCAGAGAACCTTGGCGGTGAGCAGGCAGATTCTGGAGGATCAGAATTCCGGGCATCCGTTCCACGATATCGGGGCGGCCAGTATCCGTTTTGCCCGGGAGTATCCTGTGCTGTTCCGGGATCTGGTAATGAAGAAGAATGATCAGGTGAAGCATAATGAGGCAGAGACGCAAGGGTTCATTCAGATGATGAGAACGGACCCTGATCTGAACGGATTATCTGATGATGAACTGGGGATGATTTTGCTCAAGATGAAGATGTTCCAGGTCGGGATGAGTGTGATGGTTGCGAACGAATTGCTGCCGGACCATTATACAGAGGAGCAGATGATTCAGCTATTGAACAGCGCGGCAGAGGATGTCATCAGCACAGCGAAGCGCAGCACGGAGCAATCCTGAACCCGGAGGGGATGGTCATATGACAGCAGGCAGAACAAGGCTTAGTCTTTTATTGTTCATCGTTATTGTACTGGCGTGCGGCTGGATTGGGGTATGGGTGGATACGAAGCTGCCGGATCAGCCGGAAGGGAATTCGCCGGGCATGGGCTTGTGGCTGATTTTGCCGGTGATCGCAATGCTCGTCCTGCGGCTGGTGAACCGCGATTGGAGGGATATGGGCGTCAGGTTCAATTTTCGAGAAAATAGGAAGTGGTACGGCGCAGCCATTGCTGTCTATCCGGTAATCATGGTAATTGCGGTAGGGCTTGCTCTGCTGTTCAATAGCGCCAGCGCTTCAGAGATTGAACTACATACGGTTCTGTCACTGGTCGGGGTATCGCTCGCCGGCAGCTTGATCAAGAACATCTTCGAGGAATTCGCCTGGCGCGGCTATCTGACTCCGAAGCTGATTGAGCTGAAGCTGAATGACTGGATAATCTATCTTGTGTCCGGTCTGGTCTGGGCGCTGTGGCATACGGCTTATTATCTGGTCTTCCTGCCGGATACTTATTTTGAGACTACATCAAGATGGGGTTATGTCTTCATCGGCTGTGTGCTTATGGTTGCTTGGTCCATTATGTACGTTGAACTCTATCGTCTTACGCAATCGGTGTGGCCATGTGTGTTGATGCATGCGGTGGAGGATGGAGTACCTACCTTGCTGGTATCGGTTGCCGGGATCATTACATTCACGCCGGCAGGCGAACTATGGTTCAGCCCGACCACCGGCGTGGTAACGACGATTCTGTTCATTGGATTCGGATTATGGCTCAGATCTAGACGATTGAAGCGCGTATAGGGATGTGAGTCGGGTAAGAGATAAGCGGATTATTTGGCTCCATGCCCTATCATATCGCGAAGAACATCATAGGCAATAGGTAAAGTGGTAAAGCCGTCGCTGTCCAGAAAATGTCCGCCGTGCTCTACCTCGTGAAAATCGGCATGAATGACTTGTGCCAATTCCTTGCTGAGCGAGACTGGCACAATGGCATCATCCTTAGAGGCAATCACTGCACGTTTGGGGGCCAGCGCTGCGGCCTCGCTGTAGTTGATCTGATCCTGCGTGAACTCATCAAGCATTGGCAGGCCGGGTAACGGCTTGGTGAAGCCGGACACGAGAACCAGACCGCCGAGCGGTTCCTGCGGCCTCGCGCTGAGCAGATACTTGA is a window of Paenibacillus sp. FSL H3-0469 DNA encoding:
- a CDS encoding alpha/beta hydrolase; protein product: MADPTSSKHVYIVHGYGATPANHWFGWLQKRLDADGITSDILEMPTPLSPNLQEWLEHLSSKAKLLNQDTYFVAHSLGCVSLLKYLLSARPQEPLGGLVLVSGFTKPLPGLPMLDEFTQDQINYSEAAALAPKRAVIASKDDAIVPVSLSKELAQVIHADFHEVEHGGHFLDSDGFTTLPIAYDVLRDMIGHGAK
- a CDS encoding CPBP family intramembrane glutamic endopeptidase codes for the protein MTAGRTRLSLLLFIVIVLACGWIGVWVDTKLPDQPEGNSPGMGLWLILPVIAMLVLRLVNRDWRDMGVRFNFRENRKWYGAAIAVYPVIMVIAVGLALLFNSASASEIELHTVLSLVGVSLAGSLIKNIFEEFAWRGYLTPKLIELKLNDWIIYLVSGLVWALWHTAYYLVFLPDTYFETTSRWGYVFIGCVLMVAWSIMYVELYRLTQSVWPCVLMHAVEDGVPTLLVSVAGIITFTPAGELWFSPTTGVVTTILFIGFGLWLRSRRLKRV
- a CDS encoding helix-turn-helix domain-containing protein, giving the protein MAPPKKYTKEQIIDAAFEIAKTEGVDAVTIRKVAEKLGGSIAPIYVNFKEAGELVEEVHQRTLAVSRQILEDQNSGHPFHDIGAASIRFAREYPVLFRDLVMKKNDQVKHNEAETQGFIQMMRTDPDLNGLSDDELGMILLKMKMFQVGMSVMVANELLPDHYTEEQMIQLLNSAAEDVISTAKRSTEQS